From Pseudomonadota bacterium, one genomic window encodes:
- a CDS encoding flagellar basal body-associated FliL family protein has translation MPEEEVTSESQEPQEEEKKKGKFKFILLIVCVVFCLGIGGTYFFYGDTILGIFFKKPPDKNGEKPKEHEKKMERTIGPMLSLEPFLFNIAGNSSKFAKISIGIELKDIKALEEAKKMTPLIRDNILSILGSKSTEVLMGVNSRDVIRQEVHNTLKGLFKKPTDINAIYITDIIIQ, from the coding sequence ATGCCAGAGGAAGAAGTAACAAGCGAGAGTCAGGAACCACAAGAAGAAGAAAAGAAGAAGGGCAAGTTTAAGTTTATTCTACTTATTGTATGTGTTGTATTTTGTCTGGGTATCGGGGGCACATATTTCTTTTACGGCGATACAATACTGGGAATATTTTTCAAAAAGCCTCCAGATAAAAATGGGGAAAAGCCAAAAGAGCATGAAAAGAAGATGGAAAGAACAATAGGGCCAATGCTGTCTCTTGAACCTTTCCTTTTTAACATCGCCGGAAATAGTTCAAAATTTGCAAAAATATCGATAGGTATAGAACTGAAAGATATCAAGGCCTTAGAAGAAGCAAAAAAAATGACTCCCTTAATAAGAGACAACATCCTTTCCATACTTGGGTCCAAGAGTACAGAAGTGCTTATGGGCGTAAACAGCAGGGATGTCATTAGACAGGAAGTACATAATACACTCAAGGGTCTCTTCAAAAAACCTACAGATATTAATGCGATATATATAACTGATATTATTATTCAATGA
- the fliM gene encoding flagellar motor switch protein FliM: protein MEQVLSQEEIDALLGGLSEGIIETEQEAEPEQKQEVKPFDLVQYTRGKKDSLPALQFIYERFSKSFRSALSLFLGRDVEVEQNPVQHLEYREFIKTLALPTNMNIITTENLNGFFIIIFDAKMVFCVLEALFGSTGVSLPRIEGREFTKIELNVIKKLADIVSVEMEKAWAPVYEIKCKYSRSEMNPNYVTMISQDETVSLCQFSLEIDNINSWIKMCVPYGILETIKDYLISTPSREGMEMRQKWIEKMKEGILHVPLEIRAILGKKKMSLQDFLGITEDSIIIVDRYVNDPVDIVVGSKTKFKGKLGILKGNKAIQIEGPVH, encoded by the coding sequence ATGGAACAGGTATTATCGCAAGAAGAAATCGATGCATTGTTGGGTGGGCTGTCGGAAGGTATAATCGAGACAGAGCAGGAAGCGGAGCCTGAACAAAAACAAGAAGTCAAGCCATTCGATCTTGTCCAATACACGAGAGGCAAAAAAGATAGTCTGCCGGCGTTGCAATTCATATACGAAAGGTTTTCAAAATCCTTTCGATCTGCCCTCTCACTTTTTCTCGGGAGAGATGTTGAGGTTGAGCAAAATCCCGTTCAGCACTTAGAATATAGAGAATTTATTAAGACATTGGCATTGCCTACAAATATGAACATCATTACTACAGAAAACTTAAATGGATTTTTCATTATAATATTCGATGCAAAGATGGTTTTTTGTGTATTAGAGGCCCTTTTCGGAAGTACAGGTGTATCCCTTCCGAGGATTGAGGGAAGGGAGTTTACAAAGATTGAATTAAATGTAATCAAAAAGCTGGCGGACATCGTTTCGGTTGAGATGGAAAAAGCATGGGCACCAGTTTACGAGATAAAGTGCAAATATTCCAGGTCTGAAATGAATCCCAATTATGTCACCATGATTTCCCAGGATGAGACCGTAAGCCTTTGTCAATTTTCACTTGAGATTGACAATATTAATAGCTGGATAAAAATGTGTGTACCTTACGGAATCCTTGAAACCATCAAAGATTATCTGATTTCAACCCCTTCAAGAGAGGGTATGGAAATGAGACAAAAATGGATTGAAAAAATGAAAGAAGGTATCTTGCATGTGCCGCTTGAAATAAGGGCAATACTCGGAAAGAAGAAAATGTCTCTACAGGATTTTTTAGGTATCACTGAAGACAGCATAATCATTGTGGACAGATATGTGAATGACCCGGTTGATATAGTGGTCGGCAGTAAAACAAAGTTTAAAGGTAAACTTGGGATTTTGAAAGGGAACAAAGCGATACAAATTGAAGGGCCGGTTCATTAA
- the fliN gene encoding flagellar motor switch protein FliN — MEEPLIKNQQPETSKKFELNFESLLDIPIEISVEIGRTKMAIGELLSLSKGSTIELDKIAGESVDIYVNEKLLGRGDIVVVNERLGVRIIEIVTPKERVQTLA; from the coding sequence ATGGAAGAACCCTTAATAAAAAATCAACAACCAGAAACTTCAAAAAAATTTGAGTTAAATTTTGAAAGTCTTCTGGATATACCAATTGAGATCTCTGTCGAGATAGGAAGGACAAAGATGGCTATAGGCGAACTCCTGTCGCTGTCGAAGGGGTCAACGATAGAGTTGGACAAAATTGCCGGAGAATCTGTTGATATTTATGTGAACGAGAAACTCCTTGGCAGGGGAGACATTGTTGTGGTGAATGAAAGGCTGGGTGTAAGAATCATCGAAATCGTTACACCGAAAGAAAGGGTTCAGACATTAGCATGA
- a CDS encoding flagellar biosynthetic protein FliO — MYTSIIKVFFILLGMIAVMILLYRYAGKLKLNLKPKDTTYGLRKVDTIHLGYKKFVSVLEVKDYVLVVGVSEKEMSLLTQWKKEDSRI, encoded by the coding sequence ATGTATACAAGTATCATAAAAGTGTTTTTTATCCTTCTGGGGATGATCGCTGTCATGATCCTGTTGTACAGGTATGCCGGCAAACTGAAATTGAATCTGAAGCCAAAGGATACGACATATGGTCTCAGGAAAGTGGATACAATACATCTTGGATATAAAAAATTTGTTTCTGTCCTTGAAGTAAAGGATTATGTCCTTGTCGTCGGTGTCAGTGAGAAAGAGATGTCATTGTTGACCCAATGGAAAAAAGAGGACAGTCGCATATGA
- the fliP gene encoding flagellar type III secretion system pore protein FliP (The bacterial flagellar biogenesis protein FliP forms a type III secretion system (T3SS)-type pore required for flagellar assembly.): MKVIIVLMVVASIFFVALVPGAHAAPKEKSQAKLDIFGSFAGAEGGKNFISIVILLTILAFAPAILLLMSSFTRIVIVLSMMRQAIGIPQLPPNQIVIGLSLFLTFFVMAPTYEKIHANALSPYMDNKIGYEEFLSKSSKEISTFMLRYTKEKDLALFMNIAGLKRPKGDTEIPLRILVPAFAIGELKRAFQIGFLLYIPFLVIDMVVASVLLAAGMMMLPPIFVSLPFKLMLFVLVDGWNLLIGSLMKGFY, from the coding sequence ATGAAAGTTATTATCGTCCTTATGGTTGTTGCATCGATATTTTTTGTGGCTCTCGTGCCTGGTGCACATGCTGCACCAAAGGAAAAATCACAGGCAAAGCTCGATATTTTTGGCTCCTTTGCGGGCGCTGAAGGCGGAAAAAACTTTATAAGCATTGTCATATTGCTTACCATACTGGCCTTCGCCCCGGCAATACTCCTCCTCATGAGTTCTTTTACAAGGATTGTCATCGTGTTATCAATGATGCGTCAGGCCATCGGGATTCCGCAACTCCCTCCCAATCAGATTGTCATCGGACTTTCGCTGTTTCTGACCTTTTTTGTTATGGCGCCCACATATGAAAAGATCCATGCCAATGCGCTTTCTCCGTATATGGACAATAAAATAGGATATGAGGAATTTCTCTCAAAGTCATCTAAAGAGATAAGCACCTTTATGCTGAGGTATACAAAAGAGAAGGATTTGGCACTGTTCATGAATATAGCGGGACTGAAAAGACCGAAGGGCGACACCGAAATCCCTCTTCGCATACTGGTACCGGCATTTGCGATTGGTGAATTAAAACGGGCGTTCCAGATAGGGTTTCTCCTTTACATTCCCTTTCTTGTCATCGATATGGTAGTGGCCAGCGTGCTTTTAGCGGCCGGCATGATGATGCTCCCGCCTATTTTTGTCTCTTTACCGTTCAAGCTCATGCTCTTTGTCCTTGTGGACGGGTGGAACCTGCTCATAGGTTCATTGATGAAGGGGTTTTATTAA
- the fliQ gene encoding flagellar biosynthesis protein FliQ, producing MSQDLIVQIFREVIKTTLLVMAPALLVSIVVGLLVSIFQAATQIHEMTLVFVPKILAIAACMIVLFPWMLNILVSYTTNLLTNIPMYVR from the coding sequence ATGAGTCAGGATTTAATTGTTCAGATTTTTCGGGAGGTTATTAAAACAACACTTCTTGTAATGGCCCCGGCATTACTGGTATCGATCGTTGTGGGGCTACTGGTCAGCATTTTTCAGGCGGCAACACAGATACATGAAATGACACTGGTATTTGTTCCCAAGATACTTGCCATTGCCGCATGTATGATAGTCCTGTTCCCGTGGATGCTGAATATCCTCGTTTCATATACGACCAATCTCCTGACCAATATCCCCATGTATGTGAGATAA
- the fliR gene encoding flagellar biosynthetic protein FliR: MLTSLGADGLKFIIIFFRVASVLWFLPIFSLRSVPLPFKIGFSLSISLLLFDVVTINAALNSDPYFMALLILKEVFIGLTISFFVMTLFAIVYVAGEVAAIQTGFSFARVMDPFTMSQSSVLEQFLNLLAVMVFFAIDAHHILIKGILLSFRELPVGTLTLNEALMNHIVGLTSKIFSIGLKIGAPIIVTLFVIEIALGLLSKLIPQVNVFIEGMPIKILITMMILAFSLSAIVPNIAAIFRGMDTEILRIMRFMV; encoded by the coding sequence ATGCTTACCAGCCTTGGCGCCGACGGATTGAAGTTTATTATAATATTTTTCAGGGTAGCCTCAGTCCTCTGGTTTTTGCCCATTTTTTCGTTGAGATCTGTTCCATTACCTTTCAAAATCGGGTTTTCCCTCAGCATCTCCCTTCTGCTCTTCGACGTGGTCACGATAAACGCCGCCTTAAACAGTGACCCCTATTTCATGGCATTACTGATTCTGAAAGAGGTCTTTATCGGGCTGACCATAAGCTTTTTCGTGATGACACTCTTTGCTATCGTCTATGTGGCCGGTGAGGTTGCCGCCATACAGACCGGCTTTTCCTTTGCCCGCGTTATGGACCCCTTCACTATGTCCCAGTCATCTGTTCTGGAACAATTCCTGAATCTGCTTGCCGTCATGGTCTTCTTCGCAATAGATGCCCACCACATTCTCATTAAAGGGATTTTATTAAGTTTCAGGGAATTGCCCGTGGGCACACTGACGCTCAATGAGGCCTTGATGAACCATATCGTTGGGCTGACGAGCAAGATATTTTCCATAGGGCTCAAAATTGGCGCCCCGATCATTGTGACCCTTTTTGTTATTGAGATTGCCCTTGGCCTGCTCTCCAAACTGATCCCGCAGGTTAATGTTTTTATTGAGGGGATGCCGATAAAAATCCTTATAACGATGATGATCCTTGCCTTTTCTCTCAGCGCCATTGTGCCCAACATTGCCGCAATCTTCAGGGGCATGGATACGGAGATTTTAAGGATCATGAGGTTTATGGTGTAG
- the flhB gene encoding flagellar biosynthesis protein FlhB gives MAGDSFQEKTEQPTDKRLEEARKKGQVAQSKELSACLIILFTSIFLYFSMSQGFSEMFKVYISYVKSVDLDVNISNIQGILSFGLFKWLKLVLPVFGLIFALSIFGNVVQTGFMWSSEAMQVKLESLNPFEGIKKLFSKKSAVEVLKSIIKIVILIYIAYTLIIKELPAMLSLSSQDIKSIIEYCGKTAFSLAVKVSVILLFIAGLDFFYQKWQHKKDLMMTQQEVKEESKEREGNPQIKSRIRSLQRDMSRRRMIEDVKKADVIVTNPTTFAVALSYKIGEMSAPMVVAKGAGFVAEKIREVANRHGIPLMENKPLARGLFYSVKIGSYIPEQFYIIVAELLAEVYKKNRVRL, from the coding sequence ATGGCGGGGGACTCATTTCAGGAAAAGACAGAACAGCCTACCGATAAGCGGCTTGAAGAGGCCAGGAAAAAGGGTCAGGTAGCCCAGTCAAAGGAGTTATCCGCCTGTCTTATCATCCTGTTCACATCGATATTTCTCTATTTTTCCATGTCTCAGGGGTTCAGCGAGATGTTCAAGGTATACATAAGTTATGTAAAGAGCGTTGATCTTGATGTGAACATCTCCAATATCCAGGGTATCCTGTCCTTCGGCCTCTTTAAGTGGCTCAAACTTGTTTTGCCGGTTTTCGGACTCATTTTTGCACTTTCCATATTCGGGAATGTTGTCCAGACAGGGTTCATGTGGAGTTCTGAAGCAATGCAGGTCAAGCTGGAATCCCTCAACCCCTTTGAAGGCATCAAAAAACTCTTTTCAAAAAAATCGGCCGTTGAAGTCTTAAAATCCATCATCAAGATTGTTATCTTAATCTATATTGCCTATACCCTCATTATTAAGGAACTCCCGGCCATGCTTTCCCTGTCTTCACAGGACATTAAATCGATCATTGAATATTGCGGGAAGACCGCATTTTCTCTTGCCGTAAAGGTGAGCGTTATCCTGCTCTTCATTGCTGGACTGGATTTCTTCTACCAGAAATGGCAGCACAAAAAGGACCTCATGATGACCCAGCAGGAAGTCAAAGAGGAGTCCAAAGAGAGAGAAGGCAACCCTCAGATAAAATCGAGGATACGGAGCCTCCAGAGGGATATGTCAAGGAGAAGGATGATCGAGGACGTAAAAAAAGCAGATGTAATAGTTACCAACCCGACAACATTTGCCGTTGCCCTCTCATATAAAATAGGTGAAATGTCTGCACCTATGGTCGTGGCAAAGGGTGCCGGTTTTGTGGCAGAGAAGATAAGAGAAGTGGCAAACCGGCACGGGATTCCTTTAATGGAGAATAAACCCCTTGCACGGGGACTTTTTTACTCTGTAAAAATTGGAAGCTATATTCCTGAACAGTTTTACATCATCGTTGCTGAACTTCTTGCAGAGGTATACAAGAAGAACAGAGTGAGGTTGTAA
- the flhA gene encoding flagellar biosynthesis protein FlhA has translation MNGIVKAIKEKSDIFVAISVVFVILIMIVPLNSFFIDIFLTLSISISLIILFIGMYIQKPLDFSVFPSVLLITTLFRLSLNVASTRLILVHGDEGAHAAGKIIKAFGTFIIGGNYVVGGVVFLILVIINFVVITKGAGRVAEVAARFTLDAMPGKQMSIDADLNTGLISDTDARKRREQVEMEADFYGAMDGASKFVRGDAIAGIIIIFVNIIGGLIIGIVQKGMPVDDAITIYTILTIGDGLVSQIPALLTSTAAGIIVTRAASNANLGTDVINQLYKQPKAMVLASVIILSIGMIPGIPLMPFLILSSFTFGTSYLMNKNKEEEITTLPDIAPVEAEEREVIQPLEVIELEIGYGLIPIVDAEQSGELLDKLKAMRKQIAMELGIVVPPMKLRDNLQLKASEYLILLKGIEMGRGELFLGHVMAMGPEEKQKTMEGIPVKEPVFNLDAIWIKEKDREKYVAEGFTVVDHPTIIATHLTEIVRNNAHELTTRQETQKLVEMVSSTHQKVIEELAQAQVNTGIIQKVLQNLLREQVSIRDLVSILEAIADVAFTTRDPDVITEYIRQRMSRSIIKPYIVDGVLNILIIDKTVEETIINSLQPQDQGGLFSFDLAFSQRFIESLGNEVKRAILQNMQPVLLVHPLIRLKLRRFLERYIQGITVISHNGIPPQIRIQTLGVVKIS, from the coding sequence ATGAACGGTATCGTTAAGGCCATAAAAGAGAAAAGCGACATCTTCGTCGCGATAAGTGTTGTTTTTGTCATACTTATCATGATCGTCCCCCTCAACAGTTTCTTTATCGACATCTTTCTTACCCTGAGCATATCCATTTCACTCATCATCCTCTTTATCGGTATGTATATTCAGAAACCCCTCGATTTTTCGGTTTTCCCTTCTGTCCTGCTCATCACCACCCTCTTCAGGCTTTCTCTGAACGTTGCATCCACACGGCTGATACTGGTTCACGGTGATGAGGGTGCCCATGCTGCAGGAAAGATTATCAAGGCCTTTGGAACATTTATCATCGGCGGCAATTATGTTGTCGGCGGGGTGGTTTTCCTGATCCTTGTCATTATCAATTTTGTTGTCATTACAAAAGGCGCAGGCAGGGTTGCAGAAGTGGCCGCACGGTTTACCCTCGATGCCATGCCCGGCAAGCAGATGAGTATAGATGCCGACCTGAACACAGGGCTTATCAGCGATACGGATGCGCGGAAGAGGAGAGAACAGGTTGAGATGGAGGCCGATTTTTATGGCGCCATGGATGGTGCAAGCAAGTTTGTGAGGGGCGATGCCATTGCGGGTATCATCATAATATTTGTCAATATCATAGGCGGGTTGATTATTGGAATAGTCCAGAAAGGAATGCCTGTCGATGATGCTATCACCATATATACCATCCTTACCATCGGTGATGGTCTCGTCAGTCAGATTCCCGCCCTCCTGACATCAACCGCTGCAGGCATCATCGTCACAAGGGCGGCTAGCAACGCGAATCTCGGAACAGATGTCATTAACCAGTTATACAAGCAGCCCAAGGCCATGGTGCTGGCTTCAGTCATCATTTTATCCATCGGAATGATTCCCGGTATCCCTCTCATGCCTTTTCTGATCCTTTCTTCTTTTACCTTCGGCACGAGCTATTTGATGAACAAGAACAAAGAGGAAGAGATTACAACTCTTCCCGATATTGCTCCCGTTGAGGCAGAGGAGCGGGAAGTTATACAACCTCTGGAAGTTATCGAATTGGAGATCGGGTATGGGCTGATTCCCATTGTGGATGCAGAACAGAGCGGGGAGCTCCTCGATAAATTAAAGGCAATGCGCAAACAGATTGCAATGGAGCTCGGTATTGTAGTCCCGCCGATGAAATTACGGGACAATCTCCAGTTAAAGGCAAGCGAGTACCTTATTCTCCTTAAAGGCATTGAGATGGGGAGGGGAGAACTGTTTCTCGGACATGTCATGGCCATGGGGCCCGAGGAAAAACAGAAAACGATGGAAGGTATCCCTGTAAAAGAACCTGTCTTTAATCTTGATGCGATCTGGATAAAAGAAAAAGACAGGGAAAAGTATGTTGCAGAGGGCTTCACAGTTGTAGACCATCCCACAATCATTGCTACCCACTTAACAGAAATCGTTCGCAACAATGCCCACGAGCTTACGACAAGACAGGAGACGCAGAAACTTGTGGAAATGGTATCTTCCACACATCAAAAGGTTATAGAAGAACTCGCACAGGCTCAGGTAAATACCGGCATTATACAGAAGGTCCTGCAAAATTTGCTCAGGGAGCAGGTATCGATCCGGGACCTCGTGTCGATACTTGAAGCTATTGCCGATGTAGCATTCACAACGAGGGATCCTGATGTCATAACAGAATATATCAGGCAGCGCATGTCAAGAAGTATCATAAAACCATATATTGTTGATGGGGTTTTGAATATCCTTATTATTGATAAAACAGTTGAAGAAACCATTATTAACAGCTTGCAACCCCAGGACCAGGGGGGTCTATTCTCCTTTGACCTTGCATTCAGTCAGCGTTTTATTGAAAGCTTGGGTAACGAGGTAAAAAGGGCGATCCTACAGAATATGCAGCCGGTTTTACTCGTTCATCCGTTGATTAGATTAAAATTAAGAAGGTTCCTTGAGAGATATATCCAAGGGATTACAGTGATTTCACATAACGGAATCCCCCCGCAAATCAGAATTCAAACGTTAGGGGTTGTAAAGATATCATGA
- a CDS encoding MinD/ParA family protein, translating into MEKRRGKTITITSGKGGVGKSSIVTNMAYILGANKESTYIVDADLSLGNIDIFFGMSPKFNIKDLIEGRKTINEIIVEGPHGIKIIPATSGIAELSSLTDEQRNILLSSLQELAEYDFLLVDTPAGISSNVIYFNSISENIFIVVTPDPASITDSYAVIKVLHNKTGRRDFNIIANMVKDEAEALSIYKKLLTVSDQFLNVYLDYMGYIPIDANVRLATKKQKLWVEHYPDTQATKALIKICNKLVS; encoded by the coding sequence ATGGAAAAGAGAAGAGGAAAAACCATTACAATAACAAGTGGAAAGGGCGGGGTTGGCAAATCATCCATAGTTACGAATATGGCATATATTTTAGGGGCCAACAAGGAGTCAACGTACATAGTTGACGCTGATTTATCCCTTGGTAATATCGACATCTTTTTTGGTATGTCTCCTAAATTCAATATTAAAGATTTGATAGAGGGCAGAAAAACCATTAATGAAATCATTGTTGAAGGCCCCCATGGTATCAAAATTATTCCTGCAACATCAGGAATAGCCGAACTTTCAAGCCTTACCGATGAACAAAGGAATATTTTGTTATCTTCCTTGCAGGAATTAGCAGAGTATGATTTTCTGCTGGTTGATACCCCGGCGGGGATATCATCCAACGTCATCTATTTTAACTCAATCAGCGAAAATATCTTTATTGTAGTAACGCCTGACCCTGCAAGCATTACTGATTCCTATGCGGTAATTAAAGTCTTGCACAACAAAACGGGGAGAAGGGATTTCAATATTATTGCCAATATGGTAAAAGACGAGGCAGAGGCCTTGAGTATTTATAAGAAACTGCTAACAGTTTCGGATCAATTTTTAAATGTTTACCTGGATTATATGGGCTATATTCCGATTGATGCAAATGTACGCCTCGCAACTAAAAAACAGAAATTATGGGTGGAACATTATCCAGATACACAAGCTACAAAGGCACTCATAAAAATTTGTAACAAGCTGGTATCCTGA
- a CDS encoding FliA/WhiG family RNA polymerase sigma factor, giving the protein MVKWAYSNRGENEREKTIEEFLPVIKHLAYKISRGFEDNTTTDDLIASGITGLLEAIEKYDASRGVKLKTFAYLRIRGAMIDELRAKDWFSRNARSKSKKIEEVIRKLVIRLGRHPEEEEIAQELNISLEDYLSLIKDFKNLSVLSLEEIYESVGEGREKIIGYVVDETNDPSVYAEFHEIEGILAKEIDKLPEKQKMVLSLYYYEDMNMKEIAAAIGITEARVSQIHSQAILNLRSITKKQLSR; this is encoded by the coding sequence ATGGTAAAGTGGGCATACTCTAATAGAGGAGAAAACGAAAGAGAAAAGACAATCGAGGAATTTCTCCCTGTAATAAAGCATCTTGCCTATAAAATATCTAGAGGCTTTGAAGATAATACCACCACCGACGACCTTATTGCTTCGGGAATAACGGGACTGCTCGAGGCTATAGAAAAATATGATGCGAGCAGGGGGGTAAAACTTAAAACATTTGCATATCTCAGGATAAGAGGTGCAATGATAGATGAATTAAGGGCAAAGGACTGGTTTTCGAGAAATGCACGGTCTAAGTCAAAAAAGATAGAGGAGGTAATCAGGAAACTCGTAATCAGACTTGGAAGGCACCCTGAAGAAGAAGAAATAGCTCAAGAATTGAACATCAGTCTGGAAGACTACCTATCATTAATAAAAGATTTTAAGAATCTCTCAGTTCTGAGTCTTGAAGAAATATACGAGAGTGTTGGCGAAGGCAGAGAAAAGATCATCGGATATGTTGTGGATGAAACCAATGATCCGAGCGTATATGCGGAATTTCATGAAATAGAGGGGATACTTGCGAAAGAAATTGATAAACTTCCAGAAAAGCAAAAAATGGTTTTGAGCCTTTACTATTACGAAGATATGAATATGAAGGAAATTGCAGCAGCTATTGGTATTACTGAAGCAAGGGTCAGCCAGATTCACTCGCAGGCAATACTAAATTTGAGATCGATCACAAAAAAACAACTCTCACGCTAA
- a CDS encoding HDOD domain-containing protein, which yields MDYDSKIMERLKKVELLPTFSNIVGEILNIIDDPMSSASDIAKHMDPSMVGEVLRIAGSAYFNTGGLRKISSIEHAIAMIGCEQLSHIVLQMPFLTLANKDDKIFDAKGFFNHSTLCGVLSKTISSSAFLGNPNEVYISGIMHDVGIIVIYRFFQDEWREIISLMENENKSRLDAEREVFSFDHGFIGAMLLDIWHIPKSVTDGVRYHHCPEMAEENKGNVAATYLGNLLSRQIDFKNDIDSFINFMMSHRDFVEKITQFRRAFSSSEEIELFQMIYNALKSTNNLLKGTENGSED from the coding sequence ATGGATTATGACAGCAAAATAATGGAAAGATTAAAAAAGGTTGAACTTTTGCCTACCTTTTCAAATATAGTTGGGGAGATATTGAATATTATCGATGACCCCATGAGCTCTGCTTCGGATATTGCAAAACATATGGATCCATCTATGGTCGGGGAGGTTTTAAGGATAGCCGGTAGCGCCTATTTCAACACAGGTGGTTTAAGAAAAATTTCTTCTATCGAACATGCCATAGCAATGATAGGTTGCGAACAGCTTTCCCATATAGTTCTACAGATGCCTTTTCTCACGTTGGCAAATAAAGATGACAAAATATTTGATGCAAAGGGATTTTTCAACCATTCGACGTTATGCGGAGTGCTGTCAAAAACTATAAGCTCATCAGCCTTTCTTGGAAATCCTAACGAGGTCTATATCAGTGGGATAATGCATGATGTTGGAATCATTGTCATCTATCGCTTTTTTCAAGATGAATGGAGAGAAATAATCTCCTTAATGGAAAATGAGAACAAGTCAAGGCTCGATGCGGAGCGGGAGGTTTTTTCTTTTGATCATGGTTTTATAGGTGCCATGCTTTTGGATATCTGGCATATACCGAAATCCGTAACAGACGGGGTCAGGTATCATCATTGTCCCGAAATGGCTGAAGAAAACAAGGGAAATGTGGCAGCTACGTATCTCGGGAACCTTCTGTCACGGCAGATTGATTTTAAAAATGACATAGATAGTTTTATCAATTTTATGATGTCCCATAGGGACTTTGTAGAGAAGATAACTCAATTCAGACGTGCATTCTCGTCGAGTGAAGAAATTGAGTTATTCCAGATGATATACAATGCCTTAAAAAGTACAAACAATTTATTAAAAGGAACTGAAAATGGCAGCGAAGATTAA
- a CDS encoding chemotaxis response regulator protein-glutamate methylesterase, protein MAAKIKVLVVDDSAFMRSMITKMLESDSEIEVIGTAKNGQEAIERIEVLKPDVVTLDIEMPVMNGIEALRHIMNNNPLPVIMFSSLTKEGAEVTLEALNIGASDFIAKDFSNFSIRISRNENELINKVKTVAKKKTMYLLRRITLLRKPVTMNSPNRIKHSVLAIGASTGGPPAIEHILSSIPSDFPVPIVIAQHMPKLFTKSFAQRLNNISQIEVKEAENGEVLKIGAALIAPGDSHMSIKRRNNEVVVEFVNDAKYIYRPSVDLLFSSTAQVYGAESFCVILTGMGNDGLVGIKEIKSKNGYVIAQDEDTCVVYGMPRAVVNANMADAVLPLDKISEAIIKNL, encoded by the coding sequence ATGGCAGCGAAGATTAAAGTTCTTGTGGTGGACGACTCGGCTTTCATGAGGAGTATGATCACGAAAATGCTCGAAAGCGATAGCGAAATTGAGGTGATTGGCACGGCAAAGAATGGACAGGAGGCTATCGAGAGGATTGAAGTATTGAAACCAGACGTTGTAACGCTCGATATTGAAATGCCTGTAATGAACGGCATTGAAGCGCTAAGGCATATAATGAATAATAACCCGCTTCCTGTGATCATGTTTAGCTCACTTACCAAGGAAGGTGCCGAGGTTACCCTTGAAGCCCTGAATATTGGTGCTTCGGACTTTATAGCAAAGGATTTTTCAAATTTTTCTATAAGGATATCAAGAAATGAAAACGAATTAATTAATAAAGTAAAAACAGTGGCAAAGAAAAAAACAATGTATTTGCTGAGAAGGATCACTCTTCTTAGAAAACCAGTCACAATGAATAGTCCAAATAGGATTAAGCATAGCGTTCTCGCTATTGGCGCGTCAACAGGTGGTCCACCTGCAATAGAGCATATTCTCTCAAGTATTCCAAGTGATTTTCCAGTACCCATAGTGATTGCACAACACATGCCCAAGCTATTTACAAAATCCTTTGCACAGAGGTTAAACAATATCTCTCAAATTGAAGTAAAAGAGGCAGAAAATGGGGAAGTCCTAAAGATTGGAGCTGCCTTGATTGCGCCTGGTGATTCTCACATGAGTATCAAGAGAAGAAATAATGAAGTAGTTGTAGAGTTTGTTAATGATGCAAAATATATTTATAGACCTTCTGTGGACCTTCTTTTTAGTTCTACTGCACAGGTATATGGTGCAGAGTCGTTTTGTGTCATATTAACAGGCATGGGGAATGACGGGCTGGTCGGAATAAAGGAAATAAAATCAAAAAATGGCTACGTTATTGCGCAGGACGAAGATACATGCGTTGTATATGGGATGCCCAGGGCGGTGGTAAACGCAAATATGGCGGATGCCGTACTGCCCCTTGATAAGATATCTGAGGCAATAATCAAAAACTTGTGA